A genomic window from Bradyrhizobium lupini includes:
- a CDS encoding nuclear transport factor 2 family protein: MTINRRDLALSTLAVPALAVSTLAVSALTTPVLAASADEEAVAKKVEAFRLAQIAADPKALGALCAEEVSYSHSSGKVEDKATFIANATDGKSKFLSIEYKDPTIKVVGPAAIVRFHWVAEQEMAADGKKVPTNLHILMNWQKQGDDWKLLSRAATKL, translated from the coding sequence ATGACGATCAACCGACGCGATCTCGCTCTCTCGACTCTTGCCGTCCCAGCTCTTGCCGTCTCCACTCTTGCAGTTTCAGCGCTCACGACACCGGTGCTGGCGGCCTCGGCCGACGAGGAAGCCGTGGCGAAGAAGGTCGAGGCGTTCCGTCTCGCCCAGATCGCGGCCGATCCCAAGGCGCTCGGCGCACTCTGCGCCGAAGAGGTGAGCTACAGCCATTCCAGCGGCAAGGTCGAGGACAAGGCGACCTTCATCGCCAACGCCACCGACGGCAAATCCAAATTCCTGTCGATCGAGTACAAGGACCCGACCATCAAGGTCGTCGGCCCCGCCGCGATCGTGCGCTTCCACTGGGTGGCGGAACAAGAGATGGCGGCTGATGGGAAAAAAGTGCCGACCAACCTTCACATCCTGATGAACTGGCAGAAGCAGGGCGACGACTGGAAGCTGCTCTCACGGGCGGCGACGAAGTTGTGA
- a CDS encoding type II toxin-antitoxin system Phd/YefM family antitoxin, protein MTEHTAPDSPATDLWTLANAKARLSEVIDRAQAGPQIITRHGKPNAVIVSVEEWARKTARKGTLAEFLLASPLRSGDLELERVHDAPHDELP, encoded by the coding sequence ATGACGGAACACACTGCACCAGATTCACCAGCGACGGACTTGTGGACGCTTGCCAACGCCAAGGCCCGGCTCTCCGAGGTGATCGATCGTGCCCAAGCCGGCCCGCAAATCATCACCCGACACGGCAAGCCCAACGCGGTGATCGTTTCCGTCGAGGAATGGGCGCGCAAGACGGCGCGCAAAGGTACCTTGGCCGAATTCCTGCTGGCTTCGCCGCTGCGCAGCGGCGACCTCGAGCTTGAACGCGTTCACGACGCGCCGCACGACGAGCTGCCGTGA
- a CDS encoding acyl-CoA thioesterase, which translates to MNGQADAGPGGDLCIRTLAMPADTNANGDIFGGWLLSQMDVGGGVFASKVAKSRTVTVAIEAMNFRKAVYVGDLVSVHAHLVRVGRTSITVHLEAWALRRGEQQPFLVTDGNFTYVSIDEHGRPQPVRPTDTAIAT; encoded by the coding sequence ATGAACGGGCAAGCCGATGCCGGGCCGGGCGGCGATCTCTGCATTCGCACGCTGGCGATGCCGGCCGACACCAACGCAAACGGCGACATCTTCGGCGGTTGGCTGCTCAGCCAGATGGATGTCGGCGGCGGCGTGTTTGCGTCAAAGGTCGCGAAGTCGCGCACCGTGACTGTCGCCATCGAGGCGATGAATTTCCGCAAGGCCGTCTATGTCGGCGATCTCGTTTCGGTCCACGCCCACCTCGTTCGCGTCGGGCGCACCTCCATCACCGTGCATCTGGAAGCATGGGCGCTGCGCCGCGGCGAGCAGCAACCGTTCCTCGTCACCGACGGCAACTTCACCTACGTCTCGATCGACGAGCACGGCCGCCCGCAGCCGGTTCGCCCGACCGACACCGCGATCGCGACGTAA
- a CDS encoding type II toxin-antitoxin system VapC family toxin, translating into MNLLLDTNVLSEVQRPAPSPKVLSWLDTIDEDRAFISAASIAELRRGIALLEDGRRRAALAAWLARDLPERFAGRTLPIDHAVAERWGDLMAQSRRSGLALSVMDGFFAATALANNLMLVTRNVKDFAVFGVPLLNPWDNP; encoded by the coding sequence GTGAATCTACTGCTCGACACCAACGTGTTGTCGGAGGTCCAGAGGCCCGCCCCTTCGCCGAAAGTCTTGTCATGGCTTGATACGATCGACGAGGATCGTGCGTTCATCAGCGCGGCATCGATCGCCGAGCTTCGTCGCGGCATCGCGTTGCTGGAGGACGGCCGTCGCCGTGCAGCACTGGCCGCCTGGCTTGCCCGCGATCTGCCGGAGCGTTTTGCCGGGCGCACACTGCCGATCGACCACGCGGTCGCGGAACGCTGGGGTGACCTGATGGCTCAGAGTCGCAGAAGCGGTCTCGCATTGTCTGTCATGGACGGCTTCTTTGCCGCGACCGCGCTGGCAAACAACCTCATGCTCGTCACGCGCAATGTGAAGGATTTTGCGGTATTCGGCGTGCCGCTGCTGAACCCGTGGGACAACCCATAG
- a CDS encoding DeoR/GlpR family DNA-binding transcription regulator: MTGLTHRQAEILNIARASGRVMVEELARRFEVSAQTIRKDLNDLCERRSLTRIHGGAIIASGVENLAYEARRFVAADEKKAIGAAAASLIPNGCSLFINIGTTTEEVASALTSHEDLLVITNNLNVAMLLYRHPRIEVVVAGGTVRRADGAVVGSTATQLIGQFKVDYAIIGASAIDEEGALLDFDYREVQVAQAIIANARSVMLVADSTKLRRSAPVRIAHISQIQTFVTDQELPERLATICHGKGIEVMAAMPKGADVDEAQAEAQEAPEAAPVVRLR, translated from the coding sequence GTGACCGGACTGACCCATCGCCAAGCCGAAATCCTCAACATCGCGCGAGCCTCGGGCCGCGTCATGGTCGAGGAGCTGGCGCGCCGGTTCGAGGTCTCGGCGCAGACCATCCGCAAGGATCTCAACGACCTCTGTGAGCGGCGCTCGCTGACCCGCATTCATGGCGGCGCCATCATCGCATCCGGCGTCGAAAACCTCGCCTACGAGGCGCGGCGCTTCGTCGCCGCCGACGAGAAGAAGGCGATTGGAGCCGCGGCCGCCTCGCTGATCCCGAACGGCTGCTCGCTCTTCATCAACATCGGCACCACGACCGAGGAGGTCGCGAGCGCGCTGACCTCGCACGAGGACCTCCTCGTTATCACCAACAATCTGAACGTCGCCATGCTGCTCTATCGTCATCCCCGCATCGAGGTGGTGGTCGCCGGCGGCACGGTGCGGCGCGCCGACGGCGCGGTGGTCGGCTCGACCGCGACGCAGCTGATCGGCCAGTTCAAGGTCGACTATGCCATCATCGGAGCGTCCGCGATCGACGAGGAGGGCGCGCTGCTCGACTTCGACTATCGCGAGGTGCAGGTGGCGCAGGCCATCATCGCCAACGCCCGCAGCGTCATGCTGGTCGCTGATTCCACCAAGCTCCGGCGCAGCGCGCCGGTCCGCATCGCGCATATCAGCCAGATCCAGACCTTCGTCACCGACCAGGAATTGCCAGAGCGCCTCGCCACCATCTGCCACGGCAAGGGCATCGAGGTGATGGCCGCGATGCCGAAGGGGGCGGACGTCGATGAGGCTCAGGCCGAGGCACAAGAAGCGCCCGAGGCCGCGCCGGTGGTGCGGCTGAGGTAG
- the glpD gene encoding glycerol-3-phosphate dehydrogenase yields MRLLDRIFDLAIIGGGVNGCGIARDAVGRGNTVFLCEMNDLASGTSSWSTKLVHGGLRYLEYYEFRLVREALIEREILWGIAPHIIRPLRFVLPHHAGLRPAWLLRLGLFLYDHIGGRHLLPATRSVDLRRDEVGRPLIPNRYGRAFEYSDCFVDDARLVVLNARDAADKGAEIRTRTRATDIKQSDGIWTVSMIDTLTGARSSIQARAVVNAGGPWVEDVLGRGAGVNAKAKVRLVQGSHIVVKKLYDHDRAYMFQNADGRIIFVIPYQDDFTLIGTTDRDYDGDPAKVKATAEEIQYLCTAASEYLAKPVTPDDVVWTYSGVRPLYDDGASEAKAATRDYVFELDTPGGVPLLSIYGGKITTYRRLAEEALERLAPYLRSAKAREGWTGKWPLPGGDMGVSDVDGLIAELQRGYPFLSHEHARRLARAYGTRAIKLLGDAKSAVDLGQAFGATLTEREVRYLIANEWAVTAEDIVWRRSKLGLRLSADEIAALDDWIRTHAVQQSPLLEAGGRS; encoded by the coding sequence ATGCGTCTGTTGGATCGTATTTTCGACCTCGCCATTATCGGAGGCGGTGTTAACGGCTGCGGCATCGCGCGCGACGCGGTGGGCCGCGGCAACACGGTTTTCCTGTGCGAAATGAACGATCTGGCGAGCGGGACGTCGTCCTGGTCGACCAAGCTGGTGCATGGCGGCCTGCGCTATCTCGAATATTACGAGTTCCGGCTGGTTCGCGAGGCGCTGATCGAGCGCGAGATTCTCTGGGGCATCGCGCCGCACATCATTCGCCCCCTGCGTTTCGTTTTGCCGCACCATGCGGGCCTGCGGCCAGCCTGGCTGCTGCGCCTCGGCCTCTTTCTCTATGACCACATCGGTGGCCGTCATCTGTTGCCGGCGACGCGCTCGGTTGACCTCCGACGCGACGAGGTCGGCCGCCCGCTGATCCCGAACCGCTACGGCCGCGCGTTCGAATATTCCGACTGCTTCGTCGACGACGCCCGTCTCGTCGTGCTCAACGCACGCGATGCCGCCGACAAGGGCGCCGAGATCCGCACCCGCACTCGCGCGACGGATATCAAACAGTCAGACGGCATCTGGACCGTCAGCATGATCGACACGCTGACAGGCGCGCGCTCGTCGATCCAGGCCCGTGCGGTTGTCAATGCCGGCGGGCCCTGGGTCGAGGATGTGCTCGGCCGCGGCGCCGGCGTCAACGCGAAAGCCAAGGTGCGCCTGGTGCAGGGCTCGCACATCGTCGTGAAAAAACTCTACGACCACGACCGCGCCTACATGTTCCAGAATGCAGATGGCCGCATCATCTTCGTCATTCCCTATCAGGACGATTTTACGCTGATCGGCACCACCGACCGCGACTATGACGGCGATCCCGCCAAGGTGAAGGCGACGGCCGAAGAGATCCAGTATCTCTGCACGGCGGCGAGCGAATATCTGGCCAAGCCTGTCACGCCCGATGACGTGGTTTGGACCTACTCCGGCGTACGTCCGCTCTATGACGACGGGGCCAGCGAAGCCAAGGCCGCGACGCGCGACTATGTGTTCGAACTCGACACGCCCGGCGGCGTGCCGCTGCTGTCGATCTATGGCGGCAAGATCACGACCTATCGCCGTCTCGCCGAGGAGGCGCTGGAGCGGCTCGCGCCCTATCTTCGCAGTGCGAAAGCACGCGAAGGCTGGACCGGCAAATGGCCGCTGCCCGGCGGCGACATGGGCGTGTCCGATGTCGACGGCCTGATCGCCGAGCTTCAGCGCGGCTATCCTTTCCTCAGCCACGAGCATGCGCGGCGCCTGGCGCGCGCCTATGGCACGAGGGCGATCAAGCTGCTTGGGGATGCGAAATCGGCGGTCGATCTCGGCCAGGCCTTCGGTGCGACGCTGACCGAGCGCGAAGTCCGCTATCTCATCGCCAACGAATGGGCCGTCACCGCCGAAGATATCGTCTGGCGCCGTTCCAAGCTCGGCCTGCGACTAAGTGCCGACGAGATCGCGGCGCTGGACGACTGGATCAGGACCCACGCCGTGCAGCAAAGTCCCCTGCTGGAAGCCGGAGGACGCTCATGA
- a CDS encoding acyl-CoA dehydrogenase encodes MSFRRDTLTKPIFSWARGVLPAMSDTEREALEAGDVWWDADLFTGNPDWSKLLKVPQATLTEEERAFLNGPVDELCAMLDEWKIFWEWRDLPPDVWHFVKREKFFGMIIPKEFGGLGFSPYAHSEVVRKISTRSIAAAVTVMVPNSLGPGELLMHFGTKEQQQRWLPRLADGRDIPCFGLTSPEAGSDAASMVDTGIICKDTFEGQEVLGLKLNWHKRYITLGPVATLLGLAFKAYDPDHLVGDQEELGISVALIPTNLPGVEIGKRHLPSMQVFQNGPNWGRDVFIPLDYVIGGQARLGQGWKMLMTALAAGRGISLPSLSAAGAAYAARTTGAYARIREQFGISISKFEGVEEPLARIVATAYQLDAARRLTCAALNTGIHPAVISGIMKLHATERMRTAVDDAMDIHGGKAVIDGPQNYLGNLHRAVPVGITVEGANILTRNLIVFGQGAIRAHPYLLDEMNALADADRERGLTAFDKVFWKHVGHSFETLLRAFGRSWSFGVFALAPDAGDARPFYRQLSRYSAAFALCADMALLTLGGALKRKEMLSARFGDILSELYLLSAALKRWQDEGRQKEDFAALEWCMATGFRTIENRLAEILANLPNRFVAGILKFVVQPFGARVLGPSDRVVHQCASLVLEPSAARDRLTPDLAYVDDDGGFARLERAFNLIAGTDAIARRMRAAHLSDWKDAVAKGVITQAEGEQLAAAREAVTKVIEVDDFAPEALSPIYKKTGDVHQFFQELGEQRAAS; translated from the coding sequence ATGAGCTTCCGCCGCGACACCCTGACCAAGCCGATTTTCTCCTGGGCGCGCGGCGTGCTGCCGGCGATGTCGGACACCGAGCGCGAGGCGCTGGAGGCCGGCGACGTCTGGTGGGACGCCGATCTCTTCACCGGCAACCCCGATTGGTCGAAGCTGCTGAAGGTCCCGCAGGCAACGCTGACCGAAGAGGAGCGGGCCTTCCTCAACGGCCCCGTCGACGAGCTTTGCGCCATGCTCGACGAGTGGAAGATCTTTTGGGAATGGCGCGACCTGCCGCCCGATGTCTGGCACTTCGTCAAGCGCGAAAAATTCTTCGGCATGATCATTCCGAAGGAGTTCGGCGGCCTCGGCTTCTCGCCCTATGCGCATTCGGAAGTGGTGCGCAAGATATCGACCCGCTCGATCGCCGCCGCGGTGACGGTGATGGTGCCGAACTCGTTGGGCCCCGGCGAGCTCCTGATGCACTTCGGCACGAAGGAGCAGCAGCAGCGCTGGCTGCCGCGTCTTGCCGATGGCCGCGACATTCCCTGCTTCGGCCTCACCAGCCCCGAGGCCGGCTCTGATGCCGCCTCGATGGTCGACACCGGCATCATCTGCAAAGACACCTTCGAGGGCCAGGAGGTGCTGGGCCTGAAGCTCAACTGGCACAAGCGCTACATCACGCTCGGCCCCGTCGCGACGCTGCTTGGCCTCGCCTTCAAGGCCTATGATCCCGATCATCTCGTCGGCGACCAGGAAGAGCTCGGCATCAGCGTGGCGCTGATCCCGACCAATCTTCCCGGCGTCGAAATCGGCAAACGCCATTTGCCCTCGATGCAGGTCTTCCAGAACGGTCCGAACTGGGGCCGCGACGTTTTCATTCCGCTCGACTACGTCATCGGCGGCCAGGCGCGGCTGGGGCAGGGCTGGAAGATGCTGATGACGGCGCTCGCCGCCGGCCGCGGCATCTCGTTGCCGTCGCTCTCCGCCGCCGGCGCCGCCTATGCCGCCCGCACCACCGGCGCCTATGCCCGCATCCGCGAGCAGTTCGGCATCTCCATCTCCAAATTCGAGGGCGTCGAGGAGCCGCTCGCCCGCATTGTCGCCACTGCCTATCAGCTCGACGCGGCGCGACGGCTGACCTGCGCGGCACTGAATACCGGGATCCATCCCGCCGTCATCTCGGGCATCATGAAGCTGCACGCGACCGAGCGGATGCGCACCGCGGTCGACGACGCTATGGACATCCATGGCGGCAAGGCCGTGATCGACGGTCCGCAAAACTATCTCGGCAATCTCCACCGCGCCGTTCCGGTCGGCATCACCGTCGAGGGCGCCAATATCCTCACCCGCAATCTCATCGTGTTCGGACAGGGCGCCATCCGCGCCCATCCCTATCTGCTCGACGAGATGAATGCGCTTGCCGATGCCGATCGCGAGCGCGGGCTCACCGCCTTCGACAAGGTGTTCTGGAAACATGTCGGCCACAGCTTCGAGACACTCTTGCGCGCGTTCGGCCGGAGCTGGAGCTTTGGTGTCTTCGCGCTTGCACCCGATGCGGGTGACGCCAGACCATTCTATCGTCAGCTCTCGCGCTACTCGGCGGCTTTTGCCCTCTGCGCCGATATGGCGCTGTTGACGCTCGGCGGCGCGCTCAAGCGCAAAGAGATGCTGTCGGCGCGCTTCGGCGACATCCTGTCCGAGCTGTATCTGCTCTCTGCCGCGCTGAAGCGCTGGCAGGACGAGGGCCGGCAGAAGGAGGATTTTGCCGCGCTCGAATGGTGCATGGCGACGGGCTTTCGGACCATCGAGAACCGGCTTGCCGAGATTCTCGCCAATCTGCCGAACCGCTTCGTCGCAGGCATCCTCAAATTCGTGGTCCAGCCCTTCGGCGCCCGCGTGCTGGGTCCCTCCGACCGGGTCGTGCATCAATGCGCGAGCCTCGTGCTGGAGCCGTCGGCCGCGCGCGACCGCCTCACGCCCGATCTCGCTTATGTCGACGACGATGGCGGCTTCGCCCGGCTGGAGCGCGCGTTCAACCTGATCGCAGGTACGGACGCCATCGCCAGGCGCATGCGCGCGGCTCATCTGAGCGACTGGAAGGATGCGGTGGCCAAGGGTGTGATCACGCAGGCGGAGGGCGAGCAGCTGGCCGCGGCCCGCGAAGCCGTTACAAAGGTGATCGAGGTCGACGATTTTGCGCCGGAGGCGCTGTCGCCGATTTACAAGAAAACCGGCGACGTGCATCAGTTCTTCCAGGAACTCGGTGAACAGAGGGCGGCGAGCTGA
- a CDS encoding acetyl-CoA C-acetyltransferase codes for MARPVFIVDGSRTPFLKARSGPGPFTPVDLAVQCGRPLLARQPFSPDTFDQVILGCVNVIADEMNPARVAALRLGMGEDMVAFTVQINCGSGMQSIDTAYRYIREGHADMILAGGTEALSHAPLVWPNSGVRWFAGLATAKGVAAKLAAAFKLRPRYLKPIIGLERGLTDPITDLNMGQTAEVVGHLFGITRAQSDAYAAESHRRLAHAQAEGFLKGEVETAFSRDGKFFDHDDGVRPDSTAERLAKLRPVFERPWGQVTAGNSSQITDGASWVILASDEAVARHKLTPKAVIVDSNWAALDPSIMGLGPVMSATPLLKRNDLTIQDVETWELNEAFATQVLGCLAAWNDDKFCREILGLDGAAGEVDRDKLNVDGGAISLGHPVGTSGNRIVLHLVNTMKRLGTRRGVATECIGGGLGGAMLIEAV; via the coding sequence ATGGCACGACCGGTTTTCATCGTCGACGGCAGTCGGACGCCGTTTTTGAAGGCGCGTTCGGGGCCGGGGCCGTTCACGCCGGTCGATCTCGCCGTGCAATGCGGCCGGCCACTGCTGGCGCGTCAGCCGTTTTCGCCTGATACCTTCGACCAGGTCATCCTCGGCTGCGTCAACGTGATCGCGGACGAAATGAACCCGGCTCGCGTCGCCGCGCTCCGGCTCGGCATGGGCGAGGACATGGTCGCCTTCACCGTTCAGATCAATTGCGGATCCGGCATGCAGTCGATCGACACCGCGTACCGCTACATCCGCGAGGGCCATGCCGACATGATCCTGGCCGGCGGCACCGAGGCCTTGAGCCACGCGCCGCTGGTCTGGCCCAATTCCGGCGTGCGCTGGTTCGCCGGCCTCGCCACCGCCAAGGGCGTCGCCGCGAAGCTTGCCGCGGCCTTCAAGCTGCGGCCGCGCTATCTCAAACCGATCATCGGCCTCGAGCGCGGGCTGACCGATCCTATTACCGATCTCAACATGGGCCAGACGGCCGAAGTCGTCGGCCATCTCTTCGGCATCACCCGTGCGCAGTCCGATGCCTATGCCGCCGAGAGCCATCGCCGGCTCGCGCATGCGCAGGCGGAAGGTTTTCTCAAGGGCGAAGTCGAAACCGCGTTCTCCCGCGACGGAAAATTCTTCGACCATGATGATGGCGTGCGTCCGGACTCGACGGCCGAGAGGCTCGCAAAACTCCGGCCCGTGTTCGAGCGTCCCTGGGGCCAGGTCACCGCCGGCAATTCCTCGCAGATCACCGATGGCGCGTCCTGGGTGATCCTGGCGTCCGACGAAGCGGTCGCCAGGCACAAGCTGACGCCGAAGGCCGTCATCGTCGACAGCAACTGGGCCGCACTCGATCCAAGCATCATGGGTCTCGGTCCTGTGATGTCGGCGACGCCGCTACTGAAGCGCAATGATCTCACCATCCAGGACGTCGAGACCTGGGAGCTCAACGAGGCGTTCGCCACCCAAGTGCTCGGCTGCCTCGCCGCCTGGAATGACGACAAGTTCTGCCGCGAGATTTTGGGACTGGACGGCGCTGCCGGCGAGGTCGACCGCGACAAACTCAACGTCGATGGCGGCGCTATCTCGCTCGGGCATCCCGTCGGCACGTCCGGCAATCGCATCGTGCTGCATCTCGTCAATACCATGAAGCGGCTCGGCACGCGGCGCGGCGTTGCCACCGAATGCATCGGCGGCGGGCTCGGCGGCGCCATGCTGATCGAGGCGGTATGA
- a CDS encoding HAD family phosphatase has product MIEAIGRALLFDIDGTLANTDPLHLKAFNLVLGPRGHVFDHARFSRELQGFANVSIGERFLPDEAPERRALILDEKEEVFRTLVAGQIEPLPGLMALLDRADAAGIPMVAVTNAPRLNAELLLSGLGITHRFKALVIGAELLHGKPHPLPYQEGLRFAGASAMASIAFEDSRTGVQSAAAAGIPTIGIRTSLSHADLVAAGAIASASAFDDPELLARLAAAMAW; this is encoded by the coding sequence ATGATCGAGGCTATCGGCAGGGCGTTGCTGTTCGACATCGACGGTACGCTCGCCAACACCGATCCGCTGCACTTGAAGGCGTTCAATCTGGTGCTCGGCCCTCGCGGCCACGTCTTCGATCACGCGCGCTTCTCCAGAGAGCTGCAAGGCTTCGCGAATGTATCGATCGGCGAGCGTTTTCTGCCCGACGAGGCGCCCGAACGGCGTGCCTTGATCCTCGATGAGAAGGAGGAAGTCTTCCGCACGCTTGTTGCCGGGCAGATCGAGCCGCTGCCGGGCCTGATGGCGCTGCTCGACAGGGCGGATGCGGCCGGTATTCCCATGGTTGCCGTGACCAATGCCCCGCGGCTCAATGCGGAGCTGCTGCTGTCCGGCCTCGGCATCACGCACCGCTTCAAGGCGCTCGTGATCGGTGCCGAGCTGTTGCACGGCAAGCCGCATCCGCTGCCTTATCAGGAAGGGTTGCGCTTTGCCGGCGCCAGCGCCATGGCCTCGATCGCGTTCGAGGACTCCCGCACCGGCGTGCAATCGGCCGCAGCGGCCGGCATTCCGACCATCGGTATCCGGACCAGCCTCAGCCATGCTGATCTCGTCGCCGCCGGGGCCATCGCCTCCGCCAGCGCCTTCGACGATCCGGAGCTGCTGGCGCGTCTCGCCGCCGCAATGGCGTGGTGA
- a CDS encoding 3-hydroxyacyl-CoA dehydrogenase NAD-binding domain-containing protein, whose product MDSRIMTALGDRVLELGPKPAADRPYKHFKLTRDADGVAWLLFDRTDASANTLSSEVMEEFDAVLAAIETERPAGLVIRSAKPSGFIAGADVNEFRGASDAGMVETRIRAAHAVVDHLEVLKLPTVAVIHGFCLGGGLEVALACQSRIAIDGARFGFPEVMLGLHPGLGGTARFTALVNPTQSMALMLTGRTIDARRARSLGLVDTVTQERHVRNAVKDALFGRLKRARPGFLTRAANFGPVRGLLAKRMRSEAAKAASREHYPAPYALIDLWETHGGSKAAMLGAEQASFAKLMVTPTAQNLIRVFFLREQMKKAAGSGNTIRYAHVIGAGAMGGDIAAWCAGQGVRVSLADMKAEPIAGAVKRAAELYGKIIRKPTEVRDALDRLMPDMDGEGVRNADLIIEAVPEKLELKQKVYAGLEPRMKPGAILATNTSSIPLQDLRTTLARPERLVGLHFFNPVSRLQLVEVVSHDGNDTQVLKEALAFVGAIDRLPLPVKSSPGFLVNRALTPYMLEAMVMLDEKIDQRLIDAAAEQFGMPMGPIELADQVGLDICLDVGDMLRAKFGDLLPPTPAWLREKVAKGELGRKTGKGFYVWRDGKAEKAPLPETGPRVTDQMIDRLVLPMSNVCVAALREGIVDDADMVDGAMIFGTGYAPFRGGPLNYARTRGVDHVVSTLRALAGRFGERFAPDPGWDTFK is encoded by the coding sequence ATGGATTCCAGGATCATGACCGCGCTCGGCGACCGCGTGCTGGAGCTCGGGCCCAAGCCCGCCGCCGATCGTCCCTACAAGCACTTCAAGCTGACGCGCGACGCCGACGGTGTCGCCTGGCTGCTGTTTGACCGCACTGACGCCAGCGCCAACACGCTGTCCTCGGAGGTGATGGAGGAGTTCGACGCCGTGCTGGCGGCGATCGAGACCGAGCGCCCTGCCGGCCTCGTGATCCGCTCCGCAAAGCCGTCCGGCTTCATCGCGGGCGCCGACGTCAACGAATTTCGCGGCGCCAGTGATGCCGGGATGGTGGAGACGCGGATCCGCGCCGCCCATGCGGTGGTCGATCATCTTGAAGTGCTGAAGCTGCCGACGGTCGCGGTGATCCACGGCTTCTGCCTCGGCGGCGGGCTCGAAGTCGCGCTCGCCTGCCAATCGCGCATCGCCATCGACGGCGCGCGCTTCGGCTTCCCTGAGGTGATGCTGGGGCTACATCCCGGTCTCGGCGGCACCGCGCGTTTCACTGCGCTGGTCAATCCGACACAATCGATGGCCCTGATGCTGACCGGCCGCACCATCGATGCCCGCCGCGCCAGATCGCTCGGCCTCGTCGATACCGTGACGCAGGAGCGCCACGTTCGCAATGCCGTCAAGGATGCGCTGTTCGGCCGCCTCAAGCGGGCGCGGCCGGGTTTTCTGACGCGTGCGGCGAATTTCGGCCCGGTGCGCGGGCTGCTGGCCAAACGGATGCGATCGGAGGCGGCGAAGGCCGCGTCCCGCGAGCATTATCCGGCGCCCTATGCCTTGATCGATCTCTGGGAGACCCATGGCGGCAGCAAGGCCGCGATGCTCGGGGCAGAGCAGGCCTCGTTCGCCAAGCTGATGGTGACGCCGACCGCGCAGAACTTGATCCGCGTGTTCTTCCTGCGCGAGCAGATGAAGAAAGCGGCAGGCTCCGGCAACACGATCAGGTATGCCCACGTCATCGGCGCGGGCGCCATGGGCGGCGACATCGCGGCCTGGTGCGCGGGGCAGGGGGTGCGCGTCTCGCTCGCCGACATGAAGGCGGAGCCGATCGCGGGCGCAGTCAAGCGCGCCGCCGAGCTCTACGGCAAGATCATCCGCAAGCCGACCGAGGTGCGCGACGCGCTCGATCGCCTCATGCCTGACATGGATGGGGAGGGCGTCCGCAACGCCGATCTCATCATCGAGGCGGTCCCGGAGAAGCTCGAGCTCAAGCAGAAGGTCTATGCCGGCCTCGAGCCGCGAATGAAGCCGGGCGCGATCCTCGCGACCAACACGTCGAGCATTCCGCTGCAGGATTTGCGCACCACGCTGGCGCGGCCGGAGCGGCTGGTCGGCCTTCACTTCTTCAACCCGGTGTCGCGGTTGCAGCTGGTCGAAGTCGTCAGCCATGACGGTAACGATACGCAGGTGCTGAAGGAGGCACTCGCCTTCGTCGGCGCGATCGATCGGCTGCCGTTGCCGGTGAAGAGCTCGCCGGGCTTCCTCGTCAACCGCGCGCTGACGCCTTACATGCTGGAAGCGATGGTGATGCTGGACGAGAAGATCGACCAGCGCCTGATCGACGCCGCCGCGGAGCAGTTCGGCATGCCGATGGGGCCGATCGAACTGGCCGACCAGGTCGGGCTCGACATTTGTCTCGATGTCGGCGACATGCTGCGCGCCAAGTTCGGCGATCTGCTGCCGCCGACGCCGGCCTGGCTCCGCGAGAAGGTCGCCAAGGGCGAACTCGGCCGCAAGACCGGCAAGGGCTTTTACGTCTGGCGTGACGGCAAGGCCGAGAAGGCGCCGTTGCCCGAGACCGGTCCGCGCGTCACCGACCAGATGATCGACCGCCTGGTGCTGCCGATGTCCAACGTCTGCGTCGCGGCGCTTCGCGAGGGTATCGTGGATGATGCCGACATGGTCGACGGCGCCATGATCTTCGGCACCGGTTATGCACCGTTCCGTGGCGGCCCGTTGAATTATGCGCGCACGCGTGGCGTCGATCATGTCGTATCCACCTTGCGCGCGCTGGCCGGAAGATTCGGCGAGCGCTTTGCGCCGGATCCGGGCTGGGATACTTTCAAGTGA